Proteins encoded by one window of Sediminicoccus rosea:
- a CDS encoding carbohydrate ABC transporter permease: protein MASGLRIMALAALGLLFMAPYVWMLAASLKATDELFRAPMALLPESWAAITNYGRVLREVPVGLYLWNGLVMCGGILVFQLLFAIPAGYALAKLRFAGRDWLFGAVMFGLLVPAHVPALPLYMALSAGGWLNTYAALIVPSTISVFAIFLFRQFFRSLPQDLINAARLDGMGEAAIVWRVALPNAWPAATAFAIFSVVAHWNDLFWPLIVTTGHERATPALGVLYFRTEEAGDDFGALMAACTIMTAPLVLAFLLAQRRFVEGISTTGLKG from the coding sequence ATGGCTAGCGGTCTCAGGATCATGGCGCTGGCGGCGCTGGGGCTGCTCTTCATGGCGCCCTATGTCTGGATGCTCGCGGCCAGCCTGAAGGCGACGGATGAGCTGTTCCGCGCGCCCATGGCGCTCCTGCCGGAGAGCTGGGCGGCCATCACCAATTACGGACGCGTGCTGCGCGAGGTGCCGGTCGGCCTCTACCTCTGGAACGGCCTCGTGATGTGCGGCGGCATCCTGGTCTTCCAGCTCCTCTTCGCCATCCCGGCGGGCTATGCGCTGGCGAAACTTCGCTTCGCCGGGCGGGACTGGCTCTTCGGCGCCGTCATGTTTGGCCTTCTGGTGCCGGCCCATGTGCCGGCGCTGCCGCTCTACATGGCACTCTCGGCCGGCGGCTGGCTCAACACCTATGCCGCGCTGATCGTGCCCTCCACCATCAGCGTCTTCGCGATCTTCCTGTTCCGGCAGTTCTTCCGATCGCTGCCGCAGGACCTGATCAACGCCGCCCGCCTGGACGGCATGGGCGAGGCCGCGATCGTCTGGCGCGTGGCGCTTCCCAATGCCTGGCCGGCGGCCACCGCCTTCGCGATCTTCTCCGTCGTCGCGCATTGGAATGACCTGTTCTGGCCGCTGATCGTGACCACGGGGCATGAGCGGGCGACGCCGGCGCTCGGCGTCCTCTACTTCCGCACGGAGGAGGCCGGCGACGACTTCGGCGCCCTCATGGCCGCCTGCACGATCATGACCGCCCCCCTCGTTCTCGCCTTCCTCCTGGCGCAGCGGCGCTTCGTCGAGGGCATCTCCACCACCGGCCTCAAAGGATAG
- a CDS encoding ABC transporter substrate-binding protein gives MLIKRRALAASAALFAPQLARAQQNVEITVHYAQPVIFKESYDAIAGAFARREPNIRINWVTTPNYEEGMQLILRQAATNLTVDLSYQGFNRLRLFAERGIAQDLMPLLRAEGDPAAMGYSPNILSLAHFGGFQSGLAYAASNPIMYFNADLVRRAGGNPDAMPTDWPGIFQLSQRIRALGGGTEGMWYAWPGDDWMFSALLFGHGGRMLSEDERDIAFAGPEGLGALRLLDRMVKEGGMPNLARDAAQQAFAAGRLGMFFWTTAALRGTMQQVGRNFELRTTVMPVINAERGRLPTGGAAGMLIARDAAKREAAWKFLRFSTSAEGTTLMVQNTGYVPTNQLAIDEPRWLAEFYRQNPLFQAATRQANIMIPWYAFPGANSVRVTQTMVDQQARIVEQRATPEQVLAEMASEVRRLLPRPRG, from the coding sequence ATGCTGATCAAACGCCGTGCCCTCGCCGCCTCGGCGGCGCTCTTCGCGCCGCAACTGGCGCGCGCGCAGCAAAATGTGGAAATCACCGTGCACTACGCCCAGCCGGTGATCTTCAAGGAGAGCTATGACGCCATCGCCGGCGCCTTCGCCCGGCGCGAGCCCAACATCCGCATCAACTGGGTCACCACGCCCAATTACGAGGAGGGCATGCAGCTCATCCTCCGGCAGGCGGCGACCAACCTCACCGTGGATCTCAGCTACCAGGGCTTCAACCGGCTGCGCCTCTTCGCCGAACGCGGCATCGCGCAGGACCTGATGCCGCTGCTCCGGGCCGAGGGCGACCCGGCCGCCATGGGCTATTCGCCCAACATCCTCTCGCTCGCGCATTTCGGCGGCTTCCAGTCGGGCCTCGCCTATGCGGCCTCCAACCCCATCATGTATTTCAACGCCGATCTCGTGCGCCGCGCCGGCGGCAACCCGGATGCGATGCCGACCGACTGGCCCGGCATCTTCCAGCTCAGCCAGCGCATCCGCGCCCTGGGAGGCGGCACGGAGGGCATGTGGTACGCTTGGCCGGGCGATGACTGGATGTTCTCGGCCCTGCTCTTCGGCCATGGCGGGCGCATGCTCTCCGAGGATGAGCGCGACATCGCCTTCGCCGGCCCCGAGGGTCTGGGCGCGCTGCGCCTGCTGGACCGCATGGTGAAGGAGGGCGGCATGCCCAACCTCGCGCGCGATGCGGCGCAGCAGGCCTTCGCCGCCGGCCGCCTCGGCATGTTCTTCTGGACCACCGCCGCGCTGCGCGGAACCATGCAGCAGGTCGGCCGCAACTTCGAGCTGCGCACGACCGTGATGCCGGTGATCAATGCCGAGCGCGGCCGCCTGCCGACCGGCGGCGCCGCCGGCATGCTGATCGCGCGCGATGCGGCGAAGCGCGAGGCCGCCTGGAAGTTCCTGCGCTTCTCCACCAGCGCCGAGGGCACCACGCTGATGGTGCAGAACACCGGCTATGTGCCCACCAACCAGCTCGCCATTGACGAGCCGCGCTGGCTCGCGGAGTTCTACCGCCAGAACCCGCTCTTTCAGGCGGCGACGCGGCAGGCCAACATCATGATCCCGTGGTACGCCTTCCCAGGTGCGAATTCGGTGCGCGTGACGCAGACCATGGTGGACCAGCAGGCCCGCATCGTGGAGCAGCGCGCCACACCGGAGCAGGTGCTGGCCGAGATGGCGAGCGAGGTGCGCCGCCTGCTGCCGCGCCCGCGGGGCTGA
- a CDS encoding metallophosphoesterase family protein, producing MTVRIAQISDAHLGASRDPFGPNFDLAAQHIRDARPDLLLATGDLSLDGADSDADLAAAWARHAAIGVEWRAVPGNHDVGDEAALGGRQPWNGARAARWATVAGPRCWLHDLPGWRLIGLDTQSLISDAGQWDFLAGALADAGGRAIALVQHKPLTEQGLSDDAVNYWPVLPAPRGRLLALLGGMRPALVLSGHLHMWRDRVGDGIRQVWAPSTGFVVGDRWQEALGEKRIGWVEHHFHADGTHDCVLRDIPLARPHDLGDMPEVYGPLEPVTQA from the coding sequence ATGACGGTCCGCATCGCCCAGATCAGCGACGCCCATCTCGGCGCGTCGCGCGATCCCTTCGGGCCGAATTTCGACCTGGCCGCGCAGCACATCCGTGACGCGCGGCCGGACCTGCTGCTGGCCACCGGTGACCTCTCGCTCGATGGCGCCGACAGCGACGCCGACCTCGCCGCCGCCTGGGCGCGCCATGCCGCGATCGGCGTCGAATGGCGCGCGGTGCCCGGCAACCATGATGTCGGCGACGAGGCGGCGCTGGGCGGGCGGCAGCCCTGGAACGGCGCGCGGGCAGCGCGGTGGGCGACGGTGGCCGGGCCACGCTGCTGGCTGCATGACCTGCCGGGCTGGCGGTTGATCGGCCTCGACACCCAATCCCTCATCAGCGACGCGGGCCAGTGGGACTTCCTGGCCGGGGCGCTTGCGGATGCGGGAGGGCGCGCCATCGCGCTGGTCCAGCACAAGCCCCTCACGGAGCAGGGCCTCTCGGACGACGCAGTGAACTACTGGCCGGTGCTGCCCGCGCCGCGCGGGCGGCTGCTCGCGCTGCTCGGCGGGATGCGCCCTGCCCTCGTGCTCTCGGGCCATCTGCACATGTGGCGTGATCGCGTGGGCGACGGAATCCGACAGGTCTGGGCGCCCTCGACCGGCTTCGTCGTGGGTGATCGCTGGCAGGAGGCGCTCGGCGAGAAGCGGATCGGCTGGGTGGAGCACCATTTCCATGCCGATGGCACGCATGACTGCGTGCTGCGCGACATCCCGCTAGCGCGACCGCACGACCTGGGCGACATGCCCGAGGTCTATGGGCCGCTGGAGCCCGTCACGCAGGCTTGA